The following proteins are encoded in a genomic region of Anomaloglossus baeobatrachus isolate aAnoBae1 chromosome 6, aAnoBae1.hap1, whole genome shotgun sequence:
- the KLHL10 gene encoding kelch-like protein 10, translated as MDFEDSFSTSNMEHKMTPLAYTIFNELRLEGKLCDVIIKAGGVEFNAHKNILCGCSSYFRALFTSSWKNGEEKVYDIADVSPEIMKLILEYAYTWTVPINTNNVENLFIAADYFIILGLVQLCSDFMVKQLCPQNSIGICKFTEYFYCPELHQKAYTYILHNFENILETSDEFVDMSATELKGILEKDELNVKQEEAAFEAIIKWINHNPASRKQYISVLLQEVRFAFMHTEYYDNNVKTNIYVKDNEECRPITNDAFKVIHGLNVNDPSDSNLKNHMCRPRLPYSILFAIGGWSVDGPTNAMESYDNRADKWINITCEEESPRAYHGTVYLNGYVYIIGGFDSVDYFNTVKRFNPIKKTWKQAAPMHFRRCYISVTVLDENIYAMGGFDGHTRLKTAERYEPETNQWTLIASMNEQRSDANATTLNDKIYICGGFNGNECLFTAEMYSLDTMQWSTISSMRSRRSGVGVAAYGEKIYVVGGFDGVNRLRSAEAYNPDDNTWNMVPSMYTARSNFGIQVLEDFLFVIGGFNGLTTTFNVECYDEATSEWYHVHGMNIYRSALSCCVVPGLNNIRQYVACRDFDSNNEVKAYSTRSLPE; from the exons AGCATTGTTCACAAGTAGCTGGAAGAACGGTGAAGAGAAGGTAtatgacattgctgacgtctctccaGAGATTATGAAATTGATTCTAGAGTATGCCTACACCTGGACTGTCCCAATCAACACTAACAATGTGGAAAATCTCTTCATTGCTGCTGATTACTTCATCATTCTGGGTCTTGTCCAACTTTGCTCGGATTTCATGGTGAAGCAACTGTGCCCACAAAATAGTATTGGCATCTGCAAGTTCACTGAGTATTTTTATTGCCCCGAGCTCCACCAGAAGGCATATACTTACATCTTACATAACTTTGAAAATATATTAGAGACTTCAGATGAGTTTGTTGACATGTCAGCTACTGAATTGAAAGGAATTTTAGAGAAAGATGAACTTAATGTTAAACAGGAGGAAGCCGCATTTGAAGCTATTATAAAATGGATCAATCATAACCCAGCAAGCCGGAAACAATACATCTCAGTTCTTCTTCAAGAG GTTCGCTTTGCCTTCATGCACACTGAATACTATGACAACAATGTCAAAACCAACATCTATGTAAAAGACAATGAAGAGTGCAGACCTATTACTAATGATGCTTTCAAAGTCATTCATGGCCTCAATGTTAATGACCCTTCAGATTCTAACTTGAAAAACCATATGTGCAGACCTCGTCTTCCTTATTCAATCCTGTTTGCCATTGGTGGTTGGAGTGTAGATGGACCAACCAATGCCATGGAATCATATGATAATCGCGCTGACAAATGGATCAACATTACATGTGAAGAGGAAAGCCCAAGAGCTTATCATGGaacagtatacttaaacggctatgtGTACATTATCGGTGGATTTGATAGTGTGGATTACTTTAATACTGTAAAACGTTTTAATCCAATTAAAAAAACATGGAAGCAAGCAGCACCCATGCACTTTCGGAGATGTTATATCAGTGTCACTGTTCTGGATGAAAACATCTATGCAATGGGAGGCTTTGATGGCCATACTCGTCTTAAGACTGCTGAACGATACGAGCCAGAAACCAACCAATGGACTTTGATTGCCTCCATGAATGAGCAAAGAAGTGATGCAAATGCCACCACACTTAATGACAAG ATCTATATATGCGGTGGCTTCAATGGGAATGAGTGCCTGTTCACTGCCGAGATGTACAGCCTTGATACCATGCAGTGGAGTACAATTTCTTCAATGAGGAGCCGGCGTAGTGGAGTGGGAGTTGCTGCCTATGGAGAAAAAATATATGTG GTCGGAGGCTTTGATGGAGTAAATCGCCTGAGAAGTGCCGAGGCTTACAACCCTGATGACAACACTTGGAATATGGTACCAAGCATGTACACTGCACGTAGCAACTTTGGAATACAAGTACTAGAAGACTTTCTTTTTGTTATTGGAGGATTCAACGGATTAACTACCACATTTAATGTGGAATGTTATGATGAAGCAACAAGTGAGTGGTATCATGTCCATGGCATGAATATCTACCGCAGCGCCTTAAGTTGTTGTGTGGTACCTGGCCTCAACAACATCCGTCAGTATGTAGCCTGCCGAGACTTCGATTCTAATAATGAGGTCAAAGCGTACTCCACTCGTTCACTACCAGAATAA